A section of the Trichomycterus rosablanca isolate fTriRos1 chromosome 6, fTriRos1.hap1, whole genome shotgun sequence genome encodes:
- the LOC134316205 gene encoding cytochrome b-c1 complex subunit 6, mitochondrial — MVFEEKMIQNGDPEEEEEEEEEMVDPLETIRQKCTEAEHCVHTKEKLELCETRVGSHPDTTEECTEELFDFLHARDHCVSHKLFHSVK, encoded by the exons ATGGTGTTCGAGGAGAAAATGATCCAAAACGGAGATCCCGAGGAG gaggaagaagaggaagaagaaatGGTG gaCCCATTAGAAACGATCAGACAGAAGTGTACGGAGGCAGAGCACTGCGTCCACACGAAGGAGAAACTGGAGTTGTGTGAGACGAGGGTGGGATCACATCCAGACACCACTGAGGAGTGCACCGAGGAGCTGTTCGACTTCCTGCATGCACGAGATCATTGC GTGTCACACAAACTGTTTCACTCCGTTAAATGA